Proteins co-encoded in one Granulicella cerasi genomic window:
- a CDS encoding TlpA family protein disulfide reductase, giving the protein MVVLMIAGLGLMIWGGVYNYHERQQKMQAARESQIKLVKDGDSSATMTMQGSSDSLGKDLRNQPAPAFKLATLEGGKFDSASLKGHPMVINFWATYCGPCRLEMPWFEEFSKKYEAKGLKVVGIDDEEGASKDDIHAAVKKTGVTYPILIADTSIEKAYGLGDYLPSTYYVDANGKVLIQTPGAPSKDEIEANIQKIIGGQ; this is encoded by the coding sequence ATGGTAGTGCTGATGATTGCGGGCTTGGGGCTGATGATCTGGGGCGGTGTGTATAACTACCACGAGCGCCAGCAGAAGATGCAGGCCGCGCGCGAAAGCCAGATCAAGCTGGTGAAGGACGGCGACAGCTCGGCGACGATGACCATGCAGGGCTCGTCTGACTCGCTCGGCAAAGACCTTCGCAACCAGCCTGCACCGGCGTTCAAGCTCGCTACGCTCGAGGGCGGCAAATTCGACTCGGCCTCGCTGAAGGGCCATCCCATGGTCATCAACTTCTGGGCGACATACTGCGGTCCTTGCCGCCTGGAGATGCCGTGGTTCGAGGAGTTCTCGAAGAAGTATGAGGCGAAGGGCCTGAAGGTCGTCGGCATCGACGACGAAGAGGGGGCCAGCAAGGACGACATTCACGCTGCGGTGAAGAAGACCGGCGTCACCTATCCGATCCTGATCGCGGACACGAGCATCGAGAAGGCGTATGGCCTTGGCGACTACCTGCCCAGCACCTATTACGTTGATGCGAACGGCAAGGTGTTGATCCAGACCCCAGGCGCGCCGTCCAAGGACGAAATCGAAGCCAATATTCAAAAGATCATCGGTGGCCAGTGA
- a CDS encoding ArsR/SmtB family transcription factor, translating to MVVDALDLIFAALADPTRRAMMEQLARGPASVHSLTEPFAISQQMVSKHIAILVRARIVIKTKRGRESICSLRPEAIKSVSEWAISYRQFWEQSFDKLAGVLDQMKKEEVQDGRKQR from the coding sequence ATGGTTGTGGATGCGCTTGACCTGATTTTCGCTGCTTTGGCTGACCCGACCCGCCGAGCGATGATGGAGCAACTCGCTCGCGGGCCGGCGTCGGTGCACAGCCTGACGGAGCCCTTTGCGATTTCGCAGCAGATGGTTTCCAAGCACATCGCTATATTGGTGCGGGCGCGGATCGTGATCAAGACGAAGCGGGGTCGGGAGAGTATCTGCAGTCTTCGGCCTGAGGCGATCAAATCGGTCAGCGAATGGGCGATCAGCTATCGCCAGTTCTGGGAGCAGAGTTTCGACAAGTTGGCAGGGGTGCTCGATCAGATGAAGAAAGAGGAGGTCCAAGATGGCAGAAAGCAAAGGTAG
- a CDS encoding SRPBCC family protein — protein sequence MAESKGSEKERMVVTRVFDAPRELVWKAWTDPKYVMQWWGPDGFTCPVCKMDFRVGGKAQFCMKSPDGQEFWNGIDYIEIVPYEKIVSSMYFADAQGNKIDASALGIEHEAIEDAYDVTLFEDLGEGRTKLTFIGNEPMESAKESGQLEGWNQILDKIAGVVAELKASA from the coding sequence ATGGCAGAAAGCAAAGGTAGCGAGAAGGAGCGGATGGTGGTGACGAGAGTTTTCGACGCCCCGCGCGAGCTGGTGTGGAAGGCATGGACAGACCCGAAGTACGTGATGCAGTGGTGGGGGCCGGACGGTTTCACCTGCCCCGTCTGCAAGATGGACTTCCGCGTCGGCGGCAAGGCGCAGTTCTGTATGAAGTCGCCGGACGGGCAGGAGTTCTGGAACGGGATCGACTATATCGAGATCGTCCCGTACGAGAAGATCGTGTCGTCGATGTACTTTGCCGACGCGCAGGGCAACAAGATCGACGCGTCGGCGCTCGGCATCGAGCATGAAGCGATCGAAGACGCCTACGATGTGACGCTCTTTGAAGATCTGGGCGAGGGCAGGACGAAGCTGACCTTCATCGGCAACGAGCCGATGGAGAGCGCGAAGGAAAGCGGTCAGCTCGAGGGCTGGAACCAGATCCTCGACAAGATCGCCGGAGTGGTGGCGGAGCTGAAGGCTTCGGCCTAA
- a CDS encoding tetratricopeptide repeat protein, translated as MLPNAPGAIVIETSGGWVIDHATLTNKGKRPVVQLHHEKLGFEVSYILDHDPPYYETDEACLRDTLRGLEKGKLSTWSMSARKTATHPLDNGGSIPVISYRIDAIEGKPVDQQNVFGFRAEDHTCATIHISRANFTVADQPVLDALLSNFRFEPKYVATEEDRQQMAKLLPPAMARLYDKGLSEAADAGPVPARQDSRQSLTFSLASHPGYLHLDAPNFVISELSAKPNGKEFGIRAEDKTLSHAGFLGFLFLPEPAQPNAEACREWMLRHEGKGGMKSKVLSRSTIKSDSGVEIAMVDLRDDKAGAFAYQRRGFIAQGQLCADLVLFAANETMLQSDQSLFTSATFHPDQKPDFFAKMRYAKVLSDHHADVAAAPVYEDAIKDADQTPEPLKWRRVAADQASMAYGMAGDLKHSRAINEAAIAKDPDYPLYYYNLACADAEAGDAKAAQSHLKQAFNRRANVIPGETLPDPRTDDSILKLKGNQEFWQFVQSLPKS; from the coding sequence GTGCTACCTAACGCTCCGGGTGCTATCGTCATCGAAACCTCCGGCGGTTGGGTGATCGATCACGCTACGCTCACGAACAAGGGCAAGCGTCCAGTGGTGCAACTCCACCATGAAAAGCTCGGCTTCGAGGTTTCCTACATCCTCGACCACGACCCACCGTATTACGAAACCGACGAAGCGTGTCTCAGAGACACGTTGAGAGGCCTGGAAAAAGGAAAGCTCTCCACATGGTCGATGTCTGCGCGCAAGACAGCTACGCACCCGCTTGACAATGGCGGCAGTATCCCCGTGATCTCCTACCGCATCGATGCAATCGAAGGGAAACCGGTCGACCAGCAGAACGTCTTTGGCTTCCGTGCAGAGGACCACACCTGCGCCACCATCCACATCTCTCGCGCTAATTTCACCGTTGCGGATCAGCCGGTCCTGGACGCTCTGCTCTCCAATTTCCGCTTCGAACCGAAATACGTCGCCACGGAGGAGGACCGCCAGCAGATGGCGAAGCTTCTGCCTCCGGCAATGGCAAGACTGTATGACAAAGGTCTAAGTGAAGCTGCCGACGCCGGGCCCGTTCCCGCACGGCAAGACAGCCGACAGTCGCTCACCTTCTCCCTGGCATCGCATCCGGGCTACCTCCATCTGGACGCGCCGAATTTCGTCATTAGCGAACTCTCCGCGAAGCCGAATGGCAAGGAGTTCGGCATTCGCGCTGAGGACAAGACGCTAAGCCACGCAGGCTTCCTCGGCTTCCTGTTTCTGCCTGAACCAGCGCAGCCCAATGCAGAGGCTTGCCGAGAGTGGATGCTGCGCCACGAGGGGAAAGGAGGGATGAAATCGAAGGTCCTTTCGAGGTCCACGATCAAGAGCGACTCGGGCGTTGAGATTGCCATGGTTGACCTGCGCGACGATAAAGCTGGAGCCTTCGCCTATCAGCGTCGCGGCTTCATCGCGCAAGGACAGCTCTGTGCGGACCTGGTGCTCTTCGCGGCCAACGAGACGATGCTGCAGAGCGATCAGTCCCTCTTCACCTCAGCCACCTTCCATCCCGATCAAAAGCCAGACTTCTTCGCCAAGATGCGCTACGCCAAGGTGCTATCCGATCACCATGCCGACGTAGCCGCGGCTCCTGTATACGAAGACGCGATCAAGGACGCCGATCAAACACCAGAGCCGTTGAAGTGGCGTCGTGTCGCCGCCGATCAAGCGAGTATGGCCTACGGCATGGCGGGCGACCTCAAGCACTCGCGCGCGATCAACGAAGCGGCTATCGCGAAAGACCCTGACTATCCGCTCTACTACTACAACCTCGCCTGCGCCGACGCCGAAGCTGGCGACGCGAAAGCAGCCCAGAGCCACCTGAAGCAGGCATTCAATCGCCGCGCCAATGTGATCCCCGGAGAAACTCTTCCGGACCCGAGGACAGATGACTCGATCCTGAAACTTAAAGGCAATCAGGAGTTCTGGCAGTTTGTGCAGAGTCTGCCGAAGTCTTAG
- a CDS encoding proline--tRNA ligase, producing MQRWSKLFIPTLREAPADAEVASHKLLLRAGYVRQLGAGIYSYLPLGQRSINKIIAIVREEMDQIAQEFFLPALNPAEVWQESGRWTGMGDNMFRLKDRKGAELCLAMTHEEIMTSIARNELRSYKQLPQIWYQIQTKFRDEPRPKSGLLRVRQFTMKDAYSFDIDQAGLDISYDKHDAAYRTIFTRCGLEFVAVEADSGSMGGSQSQEFMVYTEAGEDLIASSTSGYAANLEKATSKLAPVEDLAATAEAPEEVHTPGFRTIEEVGNFLRTQPHHQIKTMAYIVEHPESDAKQIKTVGKTRAVVAFLRGDHTLNETKLGAIALGEVRPMTPEEIAEVFKAPAGYLGPIGLEAAPHPRKPGVLVVLDASLEGRTNLIAGANKEEYHLRNVTPGRDFKPTVIADVRNINEGELDPIGGQPLRLGKAVEIGHIFKLGYKYSEAMGARVLDANGKEVTPIMGSYGIGIERILTAAIESSAAKFAEQTKDDPKATEQYALPAAIAPFEVVVSVTNVREADLAEAGEKLASELDALRIDVLLDDRDERAGVKFKDAELIGVPFRINIGKKLAEGLVEVVDRLTGTTADVAIDGAAQYVQTLVATAKK from the coding sequence ATGCAACGTTGGTCTAAGCTCTTCATCCCTACGCTCCGCGAAGCTCCGGCTGACGCGGAAGTCGCCAGCCACAAGCTCCTTCTCCGCGCCGGATACGTGCGCCAACTGGGAGCGGGCATTTACAGCTATCTGCCGCTGGGCCAGCGCTCCATCAACAAGATCATCGCCATCGTCCGCGAAGAGATGGACCAGATCGCGCAGGAGTTCTTCCTGCCCGCGCTGAACCCCGCCGAAGTCTGGCAGGAGTCCGGCCGCTGGACAGGCATGGGCGACAATATGTTCCGCCTGAAGGACCGCAAGGGCGCCGAGCTTTGCCTCGCCATGACGCACGAGGAGATTATGACCTCGATCGCGCGCAACGAACTGCGCAGCTACAAGCAGCTCCCGCAGATCTGGTATCAAATCCAGACGAAGTTCCGCGACGAACCGCGCCCCAAGTCGGGCCTGCTGCGTGTGCGCCAGTTCACCATGAAGGACGCTTACAGCTTCGACATCGATCAGGCCGGCCTCGATATCAGCTACGACAAGCATGATGCGGCCTACCGCACCATCTTCACGCGCTGCGGACTGGAGTTCGTGGCCGTGGAGGCGGATTCGGGCTCCATGGGCGGCTCGCAGTCGCAGGAGTTCATGGTCTACACCGAAGCCGGTGAAGACCTGATCGCGTCGTCGACCTCGGGCTACGCCGCGAACCTTGAGAAAGCAACCTCCAAGCTGGCGCCGGTCGAAGACCTCGCTGCAACGGCTGAGGCTCCGGAAGAAGTGCACACGCCGGGATTCCGCACCATCGAAGAGGTGGGCAACTTCCTCAGGACGCAGCCGCACCACCAGATCAAGACGATGGCCTACATCGTCGAGCATCCTGAGTCGGACGCCAAGCAGATCAAGACCGTCGGCAAGACGCGCGCCGTCGTCGCCTTCCTGCGCGGCGACCACACGCTGAACGAGACGAAGCTCGGCGCGATTGCGCTCGGCGAAGTGCGTCCGATGACGCCCGAAGAGATCGCTGAAGTCTTCAAGGCTCCGGCAGGCTACCTCGGCCCCATCGGCCTCGAAGCGGCGCCCCATCCCCGCAAGCCGGGCGTACTTGTCGTGCTCGACGCTTCGCTTGAAGGCCGCACGAACCTCATCGCGGGCGCGAACAAAGAGGAGTACCACCTCCGCAACGTGACGCCGGGCCGCGACTTCAAGCCAACCGTCATCGCCGACGTGCGCAACATCAACGAAGGCGAGCTGGACCCCATCGGCGGTCAGCCGCTGCGCCTGGGCAAGGCCGTCGAAATCGGCCACATCTTCAAGCTCGGCTATAAGTACTCCGAGGCGATGGGCGCGCGTGTGCTCGACGCCAACGGCAAGGAAGTGACGCCCATCATGGGCAGCTATGGCATCGGCATCGAACGCATCCTCACAGCGGCGATCGAGTCGAGTGCAGCCAAGTTTGCTGAGCAGACGAAGGATGATCCGAAGGCCACCGAGCAGTATGCACTGCCCGCAGCCATCGCTCCATTTGAAGTCGTCGTCTCCGTCACCAACGTGCGCGAAGCCGACCTCGCCGAGGCCGGCGAGAAGCTCGCGAGTGAGCTCGATGCCCTGCGCATCGATGTGCTGCTCGACGACCGCGACGAGCGCGCGGGCGTGAAGTTCAAGGACGCGGAACTGATCGGCGTTCCTTTCCGTATCAACATTGGAAAGAAGCTCGCCGAAGGTCTCGTGGAGGTGGTCGATCGCCTGACGGGAACCACGGCGGACGTGGCTATCGACGGTGCGGCGCAATACGTCCAAACTCTCGTGGCGACGGCCAAGAAGTAA
- a CDS encoding transglycosylase domain-containing protein — protein sequence MAVKVKLGGSGHSIWWKLLRVVLVAVLVVAVIGGIVFAAYYHQYEGLVDARLSSGPLFASTAQIYAAPQEVRTGQQLSAQSIAMHLRKAGYNVNPQMGSFQMRGDSILIKPGAQSYLATDGATINTSGGTVQSITAENGASLAGYKLEPQLITALSEDKNRTKRRIVTYDQIPPRMVQAVTAIEDRRFFEHGGINYVRTAKCAVQDIVAGRKSCGGSTLTQQLARGFFLSPDKKISRKIAEIMITFQLEQRFNKQQIFAMYANQIPMGQRGSFAIAGFAEAAQSYFGKDLRQLDLAECAMLAGLIQRPSYFNPYKHADRMLERRNIVLDSMVETDAITASEAQRAKAEPIRLAPPNVDASEAPYFVDLVHDQIVQRVGDFNTSHSQLRIYTSLDPQLQQVASEAVEAGMPHVDELVRRLHRKSTGAITYPQVALVALNPHTGQVLALIGGRNYAMSQLNHALAERPTGSIFKPFVYAAAYNTSLNGTSLGDGGVFTAVSRINDDPQDFGGGYIPGNFEKGEYPGMVTAADALAHSLNIATIALAQKVGYDNVASLARISGITSVKATPSMAIGTYSATPIDMAGAYTDFANYGVHIKPWLLSSVRNEQGDIVSDFTPDAKQILDPRVAYLTQSLMEGVINRGTAARVRGLGFTAPAAGKTGTSHDAWFAGYTSNLLCVIWIGNDDYSNINLQGAEAAAPIWAEFMKRAAKLPQYSDMKGFNAPDGVQIIPINRATNLPADETCPGDSLSLAFLAGTAPGGTCSHMGEDAQSLGSRIFGTDGSSDPNGDGQHRNFFQKMFGIGKKKEDDPQQQAPPQ from the coding sequence ATGGCAGTGAAAGTGAAACTGGGTGGCAGCGGCCACTCCATCTGGTGGAAGCTCTTGCGAGTCGTACTCGTGGCCGTACTGGTGGTTGCGGTCATCGGCGGCATCGTCTTCGCAGCGTACTACCACCAGTACGAAGGCCTCGTGGATGCGCGCCTCTCCTCGGGTCCGCTCTTCGCCTCCACCGCGCAGATCTACGCCGCACCGCAAGAGGTCCGCACCGGCCAGCAGCTGTCTGCGCAGTCCATCGCGATGCATCTGCGCAAGGCCGGCTACAACGTCAACCCGCAGATGGGCAGTTTCCAGATGCGTGGCGACTCGATCCTGATCAAGCCGGGCGCACAGAGCTACCTCGCCACGGATGGCGCAACCATCAACACCAGCGGCGGCACGGTGCAATCGATCACCGCAGAGAACGGCGCCTCGCTCGCTGGCTACAAGCTCGAGCCGCAGCTCATCACCGCTCTCAGCGAAGATAAGAACCGCACCAAGCGCCGCATCGTCACCTACGACCAGATTCCACCGCGGATGGTCCAGGCCGTTACCGCGATTGAAGATCGCCGCTTCTTCGAGCACGGCGGCATCAACTACGTTCGTACCGCCAAGTGCGCCGTGCAGGACATCGTCGCTGGCCGCAAGAGCTGCGGCGGATCGACCCTGACGCAGCAATTGGCACGCGGCTTCTTCCTTTCGCCCGACAAGAAAATCTCGCGCAAAATCGCTGAGATCATGATCACCTTCCAGCTCGAGCAGCGCTTCAATAAGCAGCAGATCTTCGCGATGTACGCGAACCAGATCCCGATGGGCCAGCGTGGATCGTTTGCGATCGCAGGCTTTGCCGAAGCGGCGCAATCGTACTTCGGCAAAGACCTCCGCCAGCTTGATCTCGCCGAATGCGCCATGCTCGCGGGCCTCATCCAGCGCCCCAGCTACTTCAACCCCTACAAGCACGCCGACCGCATGCTCGAGCGCCGCAACATCGTGCTCGACTCCATGGTCGAGACCGATGCGATCACCGCAAGCGAAGCGCAGCGCGCGAAGGCCGAGCCGATCCGTCTCGCTCCGCCGAACGTAGATGCCAGCGAAGCACCTTACTTCGTCGATCTCGTGCACGACCAGATCGTGCAGCGCGTCGGAGACTTCAACACCTCGCACTCGCAGCTTCGCATCTACACTTCGCTCGATCCGCAACTGCAGCAGGTTGCCTCTGAGGCGGTCGAAGCAGGCATGCCGCACGTGGACGAACTCGTCCGCAGGCTGCATCGCAAGAGCACAGGCGCGATCACCTATCCGCAGGTCGCGCTCGTAGCACTCAACCCGCACACCGGCCAGGTGCTCGCGCTCATCGGCGGGCGCAACTACGCGATGTCGCAGCTCAATCACGCGCTCGCCGAGCGTCCTACAGGCTCGATTTTCAAGCCGTTCGTCTACGCGGCGGCCTACAACACCTCGCTGAACGGCACCTCGCTCGGCGACGGTGGCGTCTTTACCGCAGTCTCGCGCATCAACGACGATCCGCAGGACTTCGGCGGCGGCTACATCCCCGGCAACTTCGAGAAGGGCGAATATCCCGGCATGGTTACGGCCGCCGATGCACTCGCACACTCGCTGAACATCGCCACCATCGCGCTCGCGCAGAAGGTCGGCTACGACAACGTCGCGAGCCTCGCACGCATCTCTGGCATCACCAGCGTGAAGGCCACGCCGTCGATGGCCATCGGCACCTACAGCGCTACGCCGATCGATATGGCCGGCGCCTACACGGACTTCGCCAACTACGGCGTGCACATCAAGCCGTGGCTCCTGTCGAGCGTTCGTAATGAGCAAGGCGACATCGTCTCCGACTTCACGCCCGATGCGAAACAGATCCTCGACCCGCGCGTGGCTTACCTCACGCAATCGCTGATGGAAGGCGTCATCAACCGCGGCACCGCAGCACGAGTGCGTGGCCTCGGCTTCACCGCTCCTGCAGCGGGTAAGACAGGCACCTCGCATGACGCGTGGTTCGCGGGCTACACCTCGAACCTGCTCTGCGTCATCTGGATCGGCAACGATGACTACTCAAACATCAATTTGCAAGGCGCCGAAGCGGCTGCGCCGATCTGGGCTGAGTTCATGAAGCGCGCAGCGAAGCTGCCGCAGTACTCCGACATGAAGGGCTTCAACGCGCCGGACGGCGTGCAGATCATCCCGATCAACCGCGCCACGAACCTTCCCGCCGATGAGACCTGCCCCGGCGACAGCCTCTCGCTCGCGTTCCTCGCAGGCACCGCTCCCGGCGGCACCTGCTCGCACATGGGTGAAGACGCGCAGTCACTCGGCAGCCGCATCTTCGGCACCGATGGCAGCAGCGACCCGAACGGCGACGGTCAGCATCGCAACTTCTTCCAGAAGATGTTCGGCATCGGTAAGAAGAAGGAAGATGATCCGCAGCAGCAAGCGCCACCGCAGTAG
- the gltX gene encoding glutamate--tRNA ligase, with product MTPETTPASSARKTRVRIAPSPTGDPHVGTAYIGLLNYLFAKQRGGEFVLRIEDTDRTRFVASSEQMIFDALHWVGLEWNEGPDVGGPFGPYRQSERTEIYREYCDKLLQSGHAYRAFETAEELEAERKAQLAAKLPPRYTGRSRNLSPEEVQAELAAGKPFTIRLKVPSEGSMTFRDELRGDITFEYTNVDDQVLMKSDGFPTYHLANVVDDHLMGITDVIRAEEWISSTPKHVLLYKGFGWEMPKFWHMPLLRNVDKSKISKRKNPVSLNYYKDSGYLPNAMLNFLGLMGGGMAQPTEQEIVSKGLNTKEGDIFSLAEMTERFDFSRISLGGPVFDLVKLKWLNGEYIRKLTPEEFFAEMRKTVFSDEYLRAIAPLVQNRLETLGGFGDMTSFLFSDNVMPAETTWLPKKRTVEETLAFAGELLGVLEKAEWEASAIEAAMKQLGEEQQWSVKENFMLLRAILTGSTQSPPLMESLIVFGKARSLDRVRRFIDAQKKVRR from the coding sequence ATGACTCCTGAGACAACTCCCGCATCCTCTGCGCGCAAGACGCGCGTCCGCATCGCCCCCTCGCCCACCGGCGACCCGCACGTTGGCACGGCCTACATCGGCCTGCTCAACTACCTCTTCGCCAAGCAACGCGGCGGCGAGTTTGTCCTGCGCATCGAAGACACCGACCGCACCCGCTTCGTCGCAAGCTCCGAGCAGATGATCTTCGACGCCCTGCACTGGGTCGGCCTCGAGTGGAACGAAGGCCCCGACGTCGGCGGTCCGTTCGGCCCGTATCGCCAGAGCGAGCGCACCGAAATCTATCGCGAATACTGCGACAAGCTGCTGCAGAGCGGTCACGCGTACCGCGCGTTCGAGACCGCCGAAGAGCTCGAAGCCGAGCGCAAAGCGCAACTCGCAGCGAAGCTGCCCCCGCGCTACACCGGCCGCTCGCGCAACCTGAGCCCCGAAGAAGTACAGGCTGAGCTCGCCGCAGGCAAGCCCTTCACCATCCGCCTCAAGGTGCCCTCCGAAGGCTCGATGACCTTCCGCGACGAGCTGCGCGGCGACATCACCTTCGAGTACACCAACGTCGACGACCAGGTGCTGATGAAGTCTGACGGCTTCCCCACCTATCACCTGGCCAACGTGGTCGATGACCACCTGATGGGCATCACCGACGTCATCCGCGCCGAAGAGTGGATCTCCTCCACGCCGAAGCACGTGCTGCTCTACAAGGGTTTTGGCTGGGAAATGCCCAAGTTCTGGCACATGCCCCTGCTGCGCAACGTGGACAAGTCAAAGATCTCCAAGCGCAAGAACCCCGTGAGCCTGAACTACTACAAGGACTCCGGCTACCTGCCGAACGCGATGCTAAACTTCCTCGGCCTGATGGGCGGCGGCATGGCCCAGCCCACCGAGCAGGAGATCGTCTCGAAAGGCTTGAACACCAAGGAAGGCGATATCTTCTCGCTCGCCGAGATGACCGAGCGCTTCGACTTCTCGCGCATCTCGCTCGGCGGCCCGGTCTTCGACCTCGTCAAGCTGAAGTGGCTGAACGGCGAATATATCCGCAAGCTCACGCCTGAAGAGTTCTTCGCCGAGATGCGCAAGACCGTCTTCTCCGACGAGTATCTGCGCGCGATCGCGCCGCTGGTGCAGAACCGACTCGAGACCCTCGGCGGCTTCGGCGACATGACCTCGTTCCTCTTCTCCGACAACGTGATGCCAGCAGAGACCACGTGGCTGCCGAAGAAGCGCACCGTCGAAGAGACGCTTGCCTTCGCCGGCGAACTGCTCGGCGTGCTCGAAAAGGCAGAGTGGGAAGCCTCGGCCATCGAGGCCGCGATGAAGCAACTCGGCGAAGAGCAGCAGTGGAGCGTGAAGGAAAACTTCATGCTGCTGCGCGCGATCCTTACCGGCTCGACGCAGTCGCCACCGCTGATGGAGTCGCTGATCGTCTTCGGCAAGGCGCGTTCGCTCGACCGCGTGCGCCGCTTCATCGACGCACAGAAGAAAGTTCGTCGCTAA
- a CDS encoding VOC family protein, with translation MSLASHAPIGFVPTNHADQALAFYEQTLGLSFVSDDAFALVFRCANGVMLRVVRVGEFTPASYTIFGWETANIEADVEALAAKGVVFERFSNFEQDPRGIWTAPNGNKVAWFKDPDGNTLSLSQH, from the coding sequence ATGAGCCTCGCTTCTCACGCACCGATCGGCTTCGTGCCGACGAATCACGCAGACCAGGCCCTGGCGTTCTACGAACAGACGCTGGGGCTTTCGTTTGTCTCCGATGACGCTTTCGCGCTCGTCTTCCGTTGCGCCAACGGCGTGATGCTCCGCGTAGTGCGCGTCGGCGAGTTCACGCCCGCGAGCTACACGATCTTCGGCTGGGAGACCGCGAACATCGAAGCCGACGTCGAGGCGCTCGCTGCCAAGGGCGTCGTCTTCGAGCGCTTCAGCAACTTCGAACAGGATCCTCGCGGCATCTGGACCGCGCCCAACGGCAACAAGGTTGCGTGGTTCAAAGACCCGGACGGCAACACGCTCTCGCTCTCGCAGCACTGA
- a CDS encoding KpsF/GutQ family sugar-phosphate isomerase, which produces MLDPFDAPHDSPAALVRVEAAALEALAKRLDGPMYGKFVGVTNLLLTTVRTGRRVVVTGIGKSGLIGRKIAATLASTGTPSFFLHPAEALHGDLGGVMQGDVLIALSYSGETEEVLRLLPAAKRIGVTIVSFCGELHSTLASASTHVLDVSVDREACNHQLAPTASTTTMLALGDALAIDVSRRLNFQPQDFAEFHPAGSLGRKLATVQQLMHKGDALPVVSPTAAMPQLIHEMSAKRLGMTTVQQGGRLLGVLSDGDLRRLLERNGPYAFHKQAQDVMHTTPRTIAPNLLAADALALLEEHKITALVVTEDGTPQTQVMGVVHLHDLWEVAPGKK; this is translated from the coding sequence ATGCTCGACCCGTTTGACGCTCCGCATGATTCGCCCGCCGCGCTTGTCCGCGTAGAAGCTGCTGCGCTGGAAGCGCTGGCCAAGCGCCTCGACGGCCCCATGTACGGCAAGTTTGTCGGAGTGACGAACCTGCTGCTCACCACCGTCCGCACCGGTCGGCGCGTCGTCGTCACCGGCATCGGCAAAAGCGGCCTGATCGGGCGCAAGATCGCCGCCACGCTCGCATCCACTGGCACCCCGAGCTTCTTCCTGCACCCCGCCGAAGCGCTTCATGGCGACCTCGGTGGTGTGATGCAGGGCGACGTACTGATCGCGCTCAGCTACTCCGGCGAGACGGAAGAAGTGCTCCGCCTGCTGCCCGCGGCCAAGCGCATCGGCGTCACTATCGTCAGCTTCTGCGGCGAGCTGCACTCCACGCTCGCCTCGGCAAGCACCCATGTGCTCGATGTCTCCGTGGACCGCGAGGCCTGCAATCATCAGCTCGCGCCCACAGCCTCCACCACGACGATGCTCGCACTCGGCGACGCGCTCGCGATCGACGTCAGCCGCCGCCTCAACTTCCAGCCACAGGACTTCGCGGAGTTTCACCCCGCGGGCAGCCTCGGTCGCAAGCTCGCCACCGTGCAGCAACTGATGCACAAGGGCGATGCACTGCCCGTCGTTTCGCCCACGGCTGCGATGCCGCAGTTGATCCACGAAATGTCCGCGAAACGCCTCGGCATGACAACCGTGCAGCAAGGCGGTCGACTGCTCGGCGTGCTCAGTGACGGCGACCTGCGCCGCCTGCTCGAACGCAACGGCCCCTACGCCTTCCACAAGCAGGCGCAGGACGTGATGCATACGACGCCGCGTACGATTGCCCCGAATCTGCTGGCCGCAGACGCCCTCGCGCTGCTTGAAGAGCACAAGATCACCGCGCTCGTCGTGACCGAAGACGGCACTCCGCAGACGCAGGTCATGGGTGTTGTGCACCTCCATGATCTGTGGGAAGTGGCCCCGGGGAAGAAGTAG
- a CDS encoding protein-disulfide reductase DsbD N-terminal domain-containing protein, with protein sequence MKQLTLALVLLAPAAMRAQGISFDTPSASKPGVRQHVELLSDSYIVAANKPDEIELRFRIDSGLHINSHAPKDELLLPTAVKLESLHVLNVAYPAGKPFKLNVGKGELLDVYEGEFRVRVKLAAPKGTTPVSGVLRYQACDTASCFPPRTLPLRFVVTGQ encoded by the coding sequence GTGAAGCAGCTTACACTCGCTCTGGTCCTTCTTGCCCCTGCCGCCATGCGCGCGCAGGGGATTTCGTTTGATACTCCTTCTGCCAGCAAGCCTGGCGTGCGTCAGCATGTCGAGCTGCTGAGCGACTCCTACATCGTCGCGGCGAATAAGCCCGACGAGATTGAGCTGCGCTTCCGCATCGACTCCGGTCTGCACATCAACTCGCACGCGCCGAAGGATGAGCTGTTGCTGCCGACGGCGGTGAAACTCGAGTCGCTGCACGTGCTGAACGTGGCGTACCCGGCAGGGAAGCCGTTCAAGCTGAATGTCGGTAAGGGCGAGCTGCTTGATGTCTATGAAGGTGAGTTCCGTGTGCGCGTGAAGCTCGCCGCGCCGAAGGGCACAACGCCGGTGAGCGGTGTATTGCGCTACCAGGCCTGCGACACGGCGAGCTGCTTCCCGCCGAGGACGCTGCCGCTCCGGTTCGTTGTGACCGGGCAGTAG